GCGTCTGTAATGCGGGTGAAGGTAAAGGTGATGATTTGGAGGGGGAGCGAGGGGCAATGAGACCTTCCGGATTCCGTACCCTTGATCGAGAGCGAATAGAGGGGAGTAAAGAGAGCAATGGCACTAGAGCAGATTTTATCAGAGACGTGGAATGCTTGCGGTCGGCACGAGGATGGAGACGGGGGGAAGCGAGGTTGACTTGGGAActtgaaggggaaggaggtgCCGATGAGTCTGATGACGAGCGTGAGCACTTTTTGCCATTACAGCATTGAATGAAACATGAAATACTCAccaaaagaaggaagggcaTTGTCATTTGCGCTAAGACTCAAGAACAGGTAAAGCGGGACAAACCAAACGCAGATGGCAAAGAATGCAGCGACATCCCCAAATGTAGGGTTACTACCTGCAGCTTTGACGTGCTGTCCGTACCTATACTTGGGCACACGATAGTTCTTTGCCTCTTGCGCCACCGCAGCAAAGTGGAAGAACCAGACAAAATGGTCGCCGACGACCAAGATACAGGAAAGAATAAAACGGGGAGATGTGAGAGAAATGAAAGgccaagatgatgaaaagtTTGAAAGATACACAAGGTGGCAGGTGATGGAGAATAAGACAGGGATAATTGGGAGACCGTCCGTGAAGTAAAGAACAATATGCAGACCAATTATAACCTGTAGAGGAGTCAGTTCCGCCAATGTAGCTGTCCAGCCTCCATGTACTCACATAAATGGCCCGCATACCGATAGTTTTTGCATATTTAGAGTGTTCTTCTATGAGCTCAGCCAGCCATAACAGCCCGCTCGCTGACCGTCAGCCAACGTTCAAACCATCATGTACTCACCTAAAGAGAGTGtgacgaagaggaacgCAGCGATACCGCCGGCAAATGCCAGGAGGTGGAGCAAACCCATTCTCGAGCACCGGCAGACGTAGCGATGCCAGTAAACTTGGAGAAGGCTTGTATATGCTACTAGAATCTGAAAGATGGGAACGCTTGGGATCTTATCTTGCCgaaagagatggtgggCAACAGAGGACCCGATGGGGGATATGTGGAAATACACGATTTTCGTTATCGGCGTGTCAACCTCCGGACTACCGCGCTCCGTCGCATGATCGCAGACAATCACTTTCGTCATtactttcctccttccatttTCGTCAACATACATCCGTAGATTATCCAGCATGAGTAATTTGGAAAGTGAGTATGTCGTAGTTATGCCAGTCAGGCAGCGCTGACCCATTCACAGAatccctcttccagctcaaAGTACGTACCCTGCACCAACCGAGACTGACCGAGACTGACCTCGCTCAGTTCACAGCCAAGTCCCTCCAGAGGCAGGCCAAAAAAGCAAACAAAGACGAAGCGGCCGAAAAAAACAAGTTGAAACAGGTATGCATA
The nucleotide sequence above comes from Cryptococcus neoformans var. grubii H99 chromosome 1, complete sequence. Encoded proteins:
- a CDS encoding endoplasmic reticulum protein, producing the protein MGLLHLLAFAGGIAAFLFVTLSLASGLLWLAELIEEHSKYAKTIGMRAIYVIIGLHIVLYFTDGLPIIPVLFSITCHLVYLSNFSSSWPFISLTSPRFILSCILVVGDHFVWFFHFAAVAQEAKNYRVPKYRYGQHVKAAGSNPTFGDVAAFFAICVWFVPLYLFLSLSANDNALPSFDSSAPPSPSSSQVNLASPRLHPRADRKHSTSLIKSALVPLLSLLPSIRSRSRVRNPEGLIAPRSPSKSSPLPSPALQTPNYYPWGTEEKPMSSPGFISPHGSMTPLGGRKTPPPPRRTQSELQITTRGNLHSGPRSEEGMRKVSVGRSTGLASSTNLAPVIGSETELSKRKAD